A stretch of Amycolatopsis balhimycina FH 1894 DNA encodes these proteins:
- a CDS encoding acyl-CoA dehydrogenase family protein, producing MTGPAEFRAQAREWLSTVASPRTSAAWGTGDDSVAVFDNWTEEEERSHTARGQEWERTRFDAGWGALGRAPSSGGRGLPAFYEQLYRTEEAAFDVPRRSEIFPVTQHLVAPAIEIWGTDEQKRRWLRPMLRTDELACQLFSETEAGSDLAAVRTRAVRRDDEWVLDGHKVWTSGARVATWGVAVCRTDPEAPKHAGITVFLVRMDAPGVTVRPIRQMTGGASFNEVYLDGVVVPDTDRLGPAGLGWKVTLSVLAAERLDSGSLGLDNADRAIELARHSTLSDVERQQTAELFVRTLVQRLIGLRVTAALAAGREPGAEASVGKLYATETMRRTSDLVVQLLGPRLVADTGEWGTFAWTEHLLGAPGYSIAGGSDEIQRTILAERVLGLPKEPSR from the coding sequence ATGACCGGCCCGGCGGAGTTCCGCGCCCAGGCTCGGGAGTGGCTGTCCACTGTGGCCAGTCCCCGGACGTCAGCCGCGTGGGGAACCGGCGACGACTCGGTCGCGGTGTTCGACAACTGGACCGAAGAAGAGGAACGCTCGCACACCGCGCGTGGCCAGGAGTGGGAACGCACCCGGTTCGACGCGGGCTGGGGCGCGCTCGGCCGGGCGCCGTCGTCCGGCGGCCGTGGACTGCCCGCGTTCTACGAACAGCTCTACCGGACCGAGGAAGCCGCGTTCGACGTCCCGCGCCGCAGCGAGATCTTCCCCGTCACCCAGCACCTGGTCGCCCCGGCGATCGAGATCTGGGGGACCGACGAGCAGAAGCGGCGCTGGCTGCGGCCGATGCTGCGGACCGACGAACTGGCCTGCCAGCTGTTCTCGGAGACCGAAGCCGGGTCCGACCTCGCGGCGGTCCGGACCCGGGCGGTGCGCCGCGACGACGAGTGGGTCCTCGACGGGCACAAGGTGTGGACGTCCGGCGCCCGGGTCGCCACCTGGGGTGTCGCGGTGTGCCGCACCGATCCCGAGGCACCCAAGCACGCCGGGATCACGGTGTTCCTGGTGCGGATGGACGCCCCGGGCGTCACCGTGCGGCCGATCCGGCAGATGACCGGCGGCGCCAGCTTCAACGAGGTCTACCTCGACGGCGTGGTCGTGCCCGACACCGACCGGCTCGGTCCGGCCGGGCTGGGCTGGAAGGTCACGCTCAGCGTGCTGGCCGCCGAACGCCTCGACTCCGGGTCGCTCGGCCTGGACAACGCCGACCGCGCGATCGAACTGGCCCGGCACAGTACGTTGTCCGACGTCGAGCGGCAGCAGACCGCGGAGCTGTTCGTCCGCACGCTCGTCCAGCGGCTCATCGGCCTGCGGGTGACGGCCGCACTGGCGGCGGGACGGGAGCCCGGTGCGGAAGCGTCGGTGGGGAAGCTCTACGCGACCGAGACGATGCGGCGGACCAGCGACCTCGTGGTGCAGCTGCTCGGTCCGCGGCTGGTCGCGGACACCGGCGAGTGGGGCACGTTCGCTTGGACCGAGCACCTGCTGGGCGCGCCCGGCTACAGCATCGCCGGCGGCTCGGACGAGATCCAGCGGACCATCCTCGCCGAGCGCGTGCTCGGCCTGCCGAAGGAGCCGTCGCGATGA
- a CDS encoding thiolase family protein: protein MTDDVLICGAARTPFGRSERSGRDHAVAAATAALADAGIPWSRVGAAFGGSDAAGLADTLVADLGLTGLPFVNVKNGCATGGSALVSAVNAIRGGMADVVLAVGFDKHPRGAFDPRPEDWGLDDAYGRDGLMVTTQFFGMKIQRYAHDFGITPRTLALVAEKAYRNGSLTPEAWRRKEISADEILESGMVNDPLTRFMFCSPGEGAAALVLCSPSVPTRDPVTLRSAVVRTRRRGSFEVFSPVLEAGEPTSVSRDAAAAAFEAAGLEPSDVDVAQLQDTESGAEVMHLAECGFCEDGEQEKLIASRATEIDGSLPVNTDGGCIANGEPIGASGLRQVYEVVQQLRGRAGARQVPGEPSVGFTHVYGAPGVSACTVLSR, encoded by the coding sequence GTGACCGACGACGTCCTGATCTGCGGTGCCGCCCGGACGCCGTTCGGCCGGTCCGAGCGGTCCGGGCGGGACCACGCCGTGGCGGCGGCGACGGCGGCACTGGCCGACGCCGGGATCCCGTGGTCCCGGGTCGGCGCCGCGTTCGGCGGCAGCGACGCCGCCGGGCTCGCCGACACCCTGGTCGCCGACCTCGGGCTGACCGGGCTCCCGTTCGTCAACGTCAAGAACGGCTGTGCGACCGGCGGCAGCGCGCTCGTCTCGGCGGTCAACGCGATCCGCGGCGGGATGGCCGACGTCGTGCTCGCCGTCGGGTTCGACAAGCACCCGCGGGGCGCGTTCGACCCCCGTCCCGAGGACTGGGGCCTGGACGACGCCTACGGGCGCGACGGCCTGATGGTGACCACGCAGTTCTTCGGCATGAAGATCCAGCGCTACGCCCACGACTTCGGCATCACGCCGCGGACCCTCGCGCTGGTCGCGGAAAAGGCGTACCGCAACGGCAGCCTGACGCCGGAGGCGTGGCGCCGCAAGGAGATCAGCGCCGACGAGATCCTCGAATCGGGCATGGTCAACGACCCGCTGACCCGGTTCATGTTCTGTTCTCCGGGGGAGGGCGCGGCGGCGCTGGTCCTGTGCTCTCCCTCGGTCCCCACCCGCGACCCGGTCACGTTGCGGTCGGCGGTCGTGCGGACGCGCCGTCGTGGCTCGTTCGAGGTGTTCAGCCCGGTGCTGGAAGCGGGCGAGCCGACCAGCGTCAGCCGGGACGCGGCCGCGGCGGCGTTCGAAGCGGCCGGCCTCGAACCGTCCGATGTGGACGTCGCCCAGCTGCAGGACACCGAAAGCGGAGCCGAGGTGATGCACCTGGCCGAATGCGGCTTCTGCGAGGACGGCGAGCAGGAGAAGCTGATCGCTTCCCGGGCCACGGAGATCGACGGCTCGCTGCCGGTCAACACCGACGGCGGCTGCATCGCCAACGGCGAGCCGATCGGCGCGTCCGGGTTGCGGCAGGTCTACGAGGTCGTGCAGCAGCTGCGCGGCCGGGCGGGCGCCCGTCAGGTGCCGGGCGAGCCGAGCGTCGGGTTCACCCACGTCTACGGCGCGCCCGGGGTCAGCGCGTGCACGGTGCTGAGCCGATGA
- a CDS encoding ATP-binding cassette domain-containing protein produces the protein MSFLGSRVTRALLGPLAAVALIAVLNSGVVPPYQAYSVALAAVYTIVVLSVGLLAGWSGVWSVGHPAFFALGAYFAAYGSGHGWSLETIVIGTVAAGAVLGAFLGYAGARFSTLYIALLTLAFSLVSLEVINRWTDVTGGDQGVPVSQVDTLAGVLPSGGTEAQTLSVAAAGVCLAIAVLAKGSALRMRLVAAKSHPLVAQSIGIAPEAQSALAFAVSAAFTGFAGVLLGLLSGFVSPDPFSLNLGISLIASCVLGGVGSVLGAVVGGGYLAWSPTLASSVGLPQPVVQGLVLIAALIFLPGGVVPFLGKLARKLVRPPRPRPVTVPEREVAHRVLDGPPLLTLNDVSVRFGGLKALEGASLSVRQGEVLAVIGPNGAGKTTLMNVLSGLIGGGRVDGNAVYDGKELLKTRATARRRLGIGRTFQHAETFGELTVAENVLCTHRRITPRQRRVAGELLARVGLADVADRYPAELPFGLQKRLDLARAMAEEPALLVLDEPFGGLDADERATAARQIERLRDAGAAVLVIDHVLDDLFAVADRVVAFDFGKPVGEGMPDEVLRDPAVQASYLGTTTARAALPARAEDSPVVLRLAGVEHHYGGVAALRGIDLDVHEGAVLGVVGANGAGKSTLGRILHGSLRPSGGTREVSDTGVRTVRTSLVPEGRALFKTLSLRENLEVAAYSVGLKGAALRAKLDETAEWLPPRLRDRLSVQAAGLSGGEQQMLAIARALMAGPDVLVVDEPALGLAPALVDEVYGRLGELAEGGLTVVLLEQLLSRAMATCHDVVVLHEGVVAARGPATDPAFAARAESAYFGGEHAVALGVRDVTTLEA, from the coding sequence ATGTCCTTCCTCGGCTCCCGGGTGACGCGGGCCCTGCTCGGCCCGCTCGCCGCGGTCGCCCTGATCGCGGTGCTGAACTCCGGCGTGGTCCCGCCGTACCAGGCGTATTCGGTCGCGTTGGCCGCCGTCTACACGATCGTCGTGCTGTCGGTCGGCTTGCTGGCCGGCTGGTCCGGCGTCTGGTCGGTCGGGCACCCGGCGTTCTTCGCGCTCGGCGCGTACTTCGCCGCCTACGGCAGCGGCCACGGCTGGTCGCTGGAGACGATCGTGATCGGCACCGTCGCGGCCGGCGCCGTGCTCGGCGCCTTCCTCGGGTACGCCGGTGCCCGGTTCTCGACGCTCTACATCGCCTTGCTCACCTTGGCGTTCAGTCTCGTCTCCCTCGAGGTCATCAATCGCTGGACCGACGTCACCGGCGGCGACCAGGGCGTCCCCGTGTCGCAAGTGGACACTCTGGCCGGGGTGCTGCCCAGTGGCGGAACGGAAGCGCAGACCCTGTCCGTCGCCGCCGCCGGGGTGTGCCTCGCGATCGCCGTCCTCGCCAAGGGGTCCGCGTTGCGGATGCGGCTCGTCGCGGCGAAGTCCCACCCGCTGGTCGCCCAGTCGATCGGGATCGCGCCCGAGGCGCAGTCGGCCCTCGCGTTCGCCGTGAGCGCCGCGTTCACCGGGTTCGCCGGGGTGCTCCTGGGCCTGCTGAGCGGGTTCGTCAGTCCCGACCCGTTCTCGCTCAACCTGGGGATTTCCCTCATTGCCTCGTGCGTGCTCGGCGGGGTCGGCAGCGTGCTCGGCGCCGTGGTCGGCGGCGGCTACCTCGCCTGGTCGCCGACGCTGGCCTCGTCCGTCGGGCTGCCGCAGCCGGTGGTGCAGGGACTCGTGCTGATCGCCGCGCTGATCTTCCTGCCCGGCGGTGTGGTGCCCTTCCTCGGCAAGCTCGCGCGAAAGCTGGTCCGGCCGCCGCGTCCCCGGCCGGTGACCGTGCCGGAACGCGAGGTGGCCCATCGGGTCCTCGACGGACCGCCGTTGCTGACCCTGAACGACGTGTCGGTGCGCTTCGGCGGGTTGAAGGCCCTCGAAGGCGCGTCGCTCTCGGTCCGCCAGGGCGAGGTGCTGGCGGTCATCGGCCCGAACGGCGCGGGCAAGACCACGCTGATGAACGTCCTATCCGGACTGATCGGCGGCGGCCGCGTCGACGGGAACGCCGTCTACGACGGAAAGGAACTGCTGAAGACCCGGGCCACCGCCCGGCGCCGGCTCGGGATCGGGCGCACCTTCCAGCACGCGGAGACGTTCGGCGAGCTCACCGTCGCGGAGAACGTGCTGTGTACGCACCGCCGGATCACGCCGCGGCAGCGGCGGGTCGCGGGCGAGCTGCTCGCCCGCGTCGGCTTGGCCGACGTCGCCGACCGGTACCCGGCCGAGCTGCCGTTCGGGCTGCAGAAGCGCCTCGATCTCGCCCGCGCGATGGCCGAGGAGCCCGCGCTGCTCGTCCTGGACGAGCCGTTCGGCGGCCTGGACGCCGACGAGCGCGCGACCGCCGCCCGGCAGATCGAGCGCCTGCGCGACGCGGGCGCCGCCGTGCTGGTCATCGACCACGTGCTGGACGACCTGTTCGCCGTGGCCGACCGGGTCGTCGCCTTCGACTTCGGCAAGCCCGTCGGCGAAGGAATGCCGGACGAGGTGCTGCGCGACCCGGCCGTGCAGGCGTCGTACCTCGGGACGACGACCGCGCGCGCCGCGCTGCCCGCGCGAGCCGAGGACAGCCCGGTCGTGCTCCGGCTGGCCGGCGTCGAACACCACTACGGCGGGGTCGCGGCGCTGCGCGGGATCGACCTGGACGTCCACGAGGGCGCCGTCCTCGGCGTCGTCGGCGCGAACGGCGCGGGCAAGAGCACCCTCGGCCGCATCCTGCACGGCTCGCTGCGGCCGTCCGGCGGGACGCGCGAGGTGAGCGACACCGGCGTCCGGACGGTGCGGACCAGCCTCGTGCCCGAAGGCCGGGCCCTGTTCAAAACGCTGTCCCTGCGCGAAAACCTCGAAGTCGCCGCGTACTCCGTGGGGCTGAAAGGCGCGGCGCTGCGGGCGAAGCTGGACGAGACGGCGGAGTGGCTGCCGCCCCGGCTGCGTGACCGGCTTTCGGTCCAGGCCGCCGGGCTCAGCGGCGGCGAGCAGCAGATGCTCGCCATCGCCCGCGCCCTGATGGCCGGACCGGACGTCCTCGTCGTCGACGAACCGGCGCTCGGGCTCGCCCCGGCCCTGGTCGACGAGGTGTACGGCCGGCTGGGCGAGCTGGCCGAGGGCGGGCTGACCGTCGTCCTGCTGGAACAGCTCCTCAGCCGCGCGATGGCGACCTGCCACGACGTGGTCGTGCTGCACGAAGGGGTGGTGGCCGCGCGCGGCCCGGCGACGGATCCCGCGTTCGCTGCGCGGGCCGAGTCCGCCTACTTCGGCGGCGAGCACGCGGTCGCCTTGGGAGTCCGCGACGTGACGACGCTGGAGGCGTGA
- a CDS encoding acyl-CoA dehydrogenase family protein, with protein MDFAFSARATELQERVKSFMDTHVIPAERVYDRQLAEAADPHALPPIMVELKEKARAEGLWNLFLAHGGWGAGLTNLDYAPLAELMGRSIIGNEVFNCSAPDTGNMELLSLFGTAEQQDRWLKPLLDARIRSCFAMTEPDVASSDARNIRTRITRDGDHYVVDGRKWYTSGILDPDCRLIILMGVSDPSAPTYRQQSMILIPRDAPGVTVLRDLPMFGYTDRLGHGEVLFENVRVPAANLLGGEGEGFALAQGRLGPGRMHYAMRAVGFAERALQLMCERTLSRVAFGGPLADQGVVREWIARSRIEIEQLRLLVLKSAWLMDTVGNAAARLEVAAIKVAALDVAHRVVDRAVQAHGAAGVSDDTVLARLFSITRALKIADGPDEVHLRTVARQELARYKEKAP; from the coding sequence ATGGATTTCGCGTTTTCGGCCCGCGCCACCGAACTGCAGGAGCGGGTCAAGTCCTTTATGGACACCCATGTCATCCCGGCCGAGCGGGTGTACGACCGCCAGCTCGCCGAGGCCGCCGACCCCCACGCGTTGCCGCCGATCATGGTGGAACTCAAGGAAAAGGCCCGCGCCGAAGGCCTGTGGAACCTGTTTCTCGCCCACGGCGGCTGGGGTGCCGGGCTGACGAACCTCGACTACGCGCCGCTGGCCGAGCTGATGGGCCGTTCGATCATCGGCAACGAAGTCTTCAACTGCTCGGCCCCGGACACCGGCAACATGGAGCTGCTGTCGCTCTTCGGCACCGCCGAGCAGCAGGACCGGTGGCTGAAACCGTTACTGGACGCCCGGATCCGGTCGTGCTTCGCGATGACCGAACCCGACGTCGCCAGCTCCGACGCCCGCAACATCCGCACTCGCATCACCCGCGACGGCGACCACTACGTCGTCGACGGCCGCAAGTGGTACACCTCCGGCATCCTCGACCCGGACTGCCGGCTGATCATCCTGATGGGCGTCAGCGACCCTTCCGCGCCGACCTACCGGCAGCAGAGCATGATCCTGATCCCGCGGGACGCCCCGGGGGTCACCGTGCTGCGCGACCTGCCGATGTTCGGCTACACCGACCGCCTCGGCCACGGCGAGGTGCTGTTCGAGAACGTCCGCGTGCCCGCGGCGAACCTGCTCGGCGGCGAAGGCGAGGGGTTCGCGCTGGCCCAGGGACGGCTCGGCCCCGGCCGCATGCACTACGCGATGCGCGCGGTCGGGTTCGCCGAACGCGCCTTGCAGCTGATGTGCGAGCGGACGCTCTCGCGCGTCGCCTTCGGCGGGCCGCTCGCCGACCAGGGCGTCGTGCGGGAATGGATCGCCCGCAGCCGCATCGAGATCGAGCAGCTGCGGCTGCTGGTGCTCAAGTCGGCGTGGCTGATGGACACCGTCGGCAACGCGGCCGCCCGGCTGGAGGTCGCCGCGATCAAGGTCGCCGCCCTCGACGTCGCCCACCGCGTCGTCGACCGCGCGGTGCAGGCGCACGGCGCGGCCGGGGTCAGCGACGACACCGTGCTGGCCCGGCTGTTCTCGATCACCCGCGCACTGAAGATCGCCGACGGCCCCGACGAAGTCCACCTGCGCACGGTCGCCCGGCAGGAACTGGCCCGGTACAAGGAGAAAGCGCCATGA
- a CDS encoding Zn-ribbon domain-containing OB-fold protein encodes MTPTGVTLPAEGTLWTWTVQRFAPKSPPYVPPAGGFRPFALGYVELDGGPRVAAVLDVPDPAGVHSVHIGMRFRVEATDGVPHAEPVEEDS; translated from the coding sequence ATGACGCCGACGGGGGTGACCCTGCCCGCCGAGGGCACGTTGTGGACGTGGACGGTTCAGCGGTTCGCCCCGAAGTCGCCCCCGTACGTCCCGCCTGCCGGCGGCTTCCGGCCGTTCGCGCTCGGGTACGTCGAGCTGGACGGCGGGCCGCGCGTGGCCGCCGTGCTCGACGTCCCCGATCCGGCGGGTGTCCACAGTGTCCATATCGGAATGCGGTTCCGGGTCGAGGCGACCGACGGGGTGCCGCACGCCGAGCCGGTCGAGGAGGATTCGTGA
- a CDS encoding acyl-CoA dehydrogenase family protein, producing MLIDPALLTETAEQRELRAVTRDFFAAHEADGSLWKRMAAELGVQGLAIPEEHGGAGYSFAELAVVLEEAGRALCAPRLLPTVVLAAHTLLLSGDERYLPAIADGTLTATVAFDGDVQARDGTLSGSADFVLDGADADLILVRAGDRLYACEAVPGTPLRVLDETRPQARLEFRGTPATPIGSADVVPRVLDIGRAALAAEQLGGIGHALDATVSYVQQRRQFGRPIGSFQAVKHRLAALLVEYEAARSAAAYAIACVATGSPELPVAAAAAATVCTGAYRLAVAEYVQLHGGTGFTWEHPAHRYVRRARADEVLFGTTQDHSAFLAAAWGL from the coding sequence ATGCTGATCGATCCCGCGCTGCTGACCGAGACCGCGGAGCAGCGCGAACTCCGCGCGGTGACCAGGGACTTCTTCGCCGCGCACGAGGCAGACGGCTCCCTCTGGAAACGCATGGCCGCGGAGCTGGGAGTCCAGGGGCTCGCGATTCCCGAGGAGCACGGCGGCGCCGGGTACTCGTTCGCCGAGCTGGCGGTGGTGCTGGAGGAAGCCGGCCGCGCGTTGTGCGCTCCGCGGCTGCTGCCTACGGTGGTGCTCGCCGCCCACACCCTCCTGCTCAGCGGCGACGAGCGCTACCTGCCCGCCATCGCCGACGGCACACTGACCGCCACCGTCGCCTTCGACGGCGACGTCCAGGCACGCGACGGAACGCTGTCGGGTTCGGCGGACTTCGTCCTCGACGGCGCCGACGCGGACCTGATCCTGGTCCGGGCCGGGGACCGGCTGTACGCCTGCGAGGCTGTGCCCGGAACACCGTTGCGGGTGCTCGACGAGACCCGGCCGCAGGCGCGGCTCGAGTTCCGCGGCACCCCGGCCACACCGATCGGGTCGGCGGACGTCGTGCCGCGGGTGCTCGACATCGGCCGGGCCGCGCTGGCCGCCGAACAGCTCGGCGGCATCGGGCACGCACTGGACGCGACGGTGTCCTACGTGCAGCAACGCAGACAGTTCGGCCGTCCGATCGGCTCGTTCCAGGCGGTCAAGCACCGGCTCGCGGCCCTGCTGGTGGAGTACGAGGCCGCGCGCTCGGCCGCGGCGTACGCCATCGCCTGCGTCGCGACCGGCTCTCCGGAACTCCCAGTGGCGGCCGCGGCGGCGGCGACCGTGTGCACCGGCGCCTATCGGCTCGCGGTCGCCGAGTACGTCCAGCTGCACGGCGGGACGGGCTTCACCTGGGAGCACCCGGCTCACCGCTACGTCCGGCGCGCCCGCGCGGACGAGGTGCTGTTCGGCACCACGCAGGACCACAGCGCGTTCCTCGCCGCCGCATGGGGACTTTAG
- a CDS encoding phosphotransferase family protein — translation MSLADQVREHLGGELEVLPGGHSGLTYSVEGKYVVKAVPPGQKPVGRNDVLRQARVLRALAGSAVPVPRVIVTDETWFAMEFAEGEAIEPVLDKHALTPELARTRMLEAARLLRLLHDAGPVPGEPPATAASELERWSRTMHAVPAELRPGAEDLLRLLADTVPDDLPPVLVHGDFRLGNVLFAGPRATAVVDWEIWSTGDPRTDLGWFLLFADHGNFPALGVPVPGLPSEADLLDAYGDPLPDMAWFRALGRMKMAAIMGHNLRRHREGKHHDPDQERLPPTIAAMIRSAVAILRS, via the coding sequence ATGAGCCTCGCGGACCAGGTCCGGGAACATCTCGGCGGTGAGCTGGAAGTCCTGCCGGGCGGGCACTCCGGGCTCACCTACTCGGTCGAGGGCAAGTACGTCGTCAAGGCGGTGCCGCCGGGGCAGAAACCGGTGGGCCGCAACGACGTCCTGCGGCAGGCGCGGGTCCTGCGTGCTCTCGCGGGTTCGGCCGTTCCGGTGCCGCGCGTGATCGTGACGGACGAGACGTGGTTCGCCATGGAGTTCGCCGAGGGCGAGGCGATCGAGCCCGTCCTCGACAAACACGCCCTCACCCCGGAGCTGGCGCGCACGCGGATGCTCGAAGCGGCCCGTCTCCTGCGCCTGCTGCACGACGCCGGACCGGTGCCCGGCGAACCGCCCGCCACGGCCGCGAGTGAGCTGGAACGCTGGAGCCGCACGATGCACGCGGTCCCGGCCGAACTGCGGCCGGGCGCCGAGGACCTGCTGCGATTGCTGGCCGACACCGTGCCGGACGACCTGCCGCCGGTGCTGGTGCACGGTGACTTCCGGCTCGGGAACGTCCTGTTCGCCGGACCGCGTGCGACGGCCGTCGTGGACTGGGAGATCTGGAGCACCGGCGATCCCCGCACCGACCTCGGCTGGTTCCTGCTGTTCGCGGACCACGGCAACTTTCCGGCGCTGGGCGTCCCGGTGCCCGGCCTGCCCAGTGAAGCGGACCTGCTGGACGCCTACGGCGACCCCCTGCCGGACATGGCGTGGTTCCGGGCCCTCGGCCGGATGAAGATGGCCGCGATCATGGGCCACAACCTGCGCCGCCACCGCGAAGGCAAGCACCACGACCCCGACCAGGAGCGGCTGCCGCCGACGATCGCCGCGATGATCCGGTCCGCCGTGGCCATTCTGAGGAGCTGA
- a CDS encoding enoyl-CoA hydratase/isomerase family protein, which translates to MAVEDEIQFERDGNVARVWLNRPWKKNCVTVPILERLDEIITEVDKDPDLRVLVLRGRGGTFCSGFDLDSLQAEYIGSSTAMEVAVISAKICDRLYSMNTPSVAVLEGYVTAGGFELMISCDFAIASDDAKIGDFHMRRGLFGGAGPIYRVPRMIGIRKTKELMLTGKLLSGVEAVDFDLINKSAPADKLDETVEEFISHLTDKSPFQMRITKMTIDRSLDADTQSLMVMEHLAVGVTLNSEDAAEGVAAFLEKREPKWTGR; encoded by the coding sequence ATGGCCGTGGAAGACGAAATCCAGTTCGAGCGCGACGGGAACGTGGCGCGGGTCTGGCTGAACCGTCCGTGGAAGAAGAACTGCGTCACCGTGCCGATTCTGGAGCGGCTCGACGAGATCATCACCGAGGTCGACAAGGACCCGGACCTGCGCGTGCTGGTCCTGCGCGGCCGCGGCGGCACGTTCTGCTCCGGCTTCGACCTCGACAGCCTGCAGGCCGAGTACATCGGCAGCTCGACGGCGATGGAGGTGGCCGTCATCTCCGCGAAGATCTGCGACCGCCTGTACTCGATGAACACGCCGTCGGTCGCGGTCCTCGAAGGGTACGTCACCGCCGGCGGGTTCGAGCTGATGATCTCGTGCGACTTCGCGATCGCCTCGGACGATGCCAAGATCGGCGACTTCCACATGCGCCGCGGGCTCTTCGGCGGCGCGGGCCCGATCTACCGGGTGCCGCGGATGATCGGCATCCGCAAGACCAAGGAGCTGATGCTCACCGGCAAGCTGCTCTCCGGCGTCGAGGCCGTCGACTTCGACCTGATCAACAAGTCCGCGCCGGCCGACAAGCTGGACGAGACGGTCGAGGAGTTCATCAGCCACCTCACCGACAAGAGCCCGTTCCAGATGCGCATCACCAAGATGACCATCGACCGCAGCCTCGACGCCGACACGCAGTCGCTGATGGTCATGGAGCACCTCGCGGTGGGCGTGACGCTGAACTCGGAAGACGCGGCCGAAGGCGTCGCGGCGTTCCTGGAGAAGCGCGAACCCAAGTGGACGGGGCGCTGA
- a CDS encoding SDR family NAD(P)-dependent oxidoreductase, with protein sequence MNSVQEASFDGKIALVTGAGSGIGAAVARKLAGRGAGHVVLADRDLAAAEKVAAPLGNARAAEVDVADPDRVDWLVSGIERDHGGLDVVVHAAGVDDPQAKQWIADAWEAGRPPEVTARLDVRSWRRVVSVNLDGTFHVLRAAVRVMVPRRAGAVVVVGSSSAFDAPVGYPHYSASKAGVHALAQAVAKEVVPFGVRVNVVAPGPTETGMAARTPDALRRAFTESGGGAYATPDEIAGIALFLAGGEAANLAGAVVLANGGRFTA encoded by the coding sequence ATGAACTCAGTTCAGGAAGCGTCGTTCGACGGCAAGATCGCGCTCGTGACCGGCGCGGGCTCGGGGATCGGCGCCGCGGTGGCGCGGAAACTGGCCGGCCGGGGTGCCGGGCACGTCGTGCTCGCCGACCGGGACCTCGCGGCCGCGGAAAAGGTCGCCGCGCCCCTGGGCAACGCGCGGGCGGCGGAAGTCGACGTCGCGGACCCGGACCGCGTCGACTGGCTGGTCTCCGGGATCGAGCGCGACCACGGTGGGCTCGACGTCGTCGTGCACGCGGCCGGCGTCGACGATCCCCAGGCGAAGCAATGGATCGCGGACGCCTGGGAGGCCGGGCGGCCGCCGGAAGTCACCGCCAGGCTGGACGTGCGGTCCTGGCGGCGGGTCGTGAGCGTGAACCTCGACGGCACGTTCCACGTCCTGCGCGCGGCGGTCCGGGTGATGGTGCCGCGGCGCGCCGGTGCTGTGGTCGTCGTCGGATCGTCCTCCGCCTTCGACGCGCCGGTGGGCTATCCGCACTACTCCGCGTCGAAGGCCGGGGTGCACGCGCTGGCCCAGGCGGTGGCGAAGGAAGTGGTGCCGTTCGGGGTCCGGGTCAACGTCGTGGCGCCCGGGCCCACGGAGACCGGGATGGCGGCGCGGACGCCGGACGCCCTTCGCCGGGCTTTCACCGAGTCCGGCGGCGGGGCCTACGCCACTCCGGACGAGATCGCCGGCATAGCCCTGTTCCTGGCCGGTGGGGAAGCGGCGAACCTGGCCGGCGCAGTGGTGCTGGCCAACGGCGGCCGCTTCACCGCCTGA
- a CDS encoding branched-chain amino acid ABC transporter permease, giving the protein MDQFLLVLVSGIAGGAIYGLMGLGLVIVYRATDVVNFALASLATLGLYAAITFHDNGAGVLVGVLGAVVVTVVAGLLVREVVIRPLGQGRLFAALVVTMGVALIAESVVSSIWGTQPKSFPSIVDGTVRLGGASIPAQSLLTIAVAGVAMGLVAFLFGRTTTGSAMRAVAESADAAQIVGISAQRIARLAWALGLGLGALAACLYAPKVGLAPTILSAPLFRAFAGIFLGGLNSMYGAVVGGLAVGVLENLGASYVSASFRDTFVFTFTVLVLLIRPQGLFGTRTFQRV; this is encoded by the coding sequence GTGGATCAATTCCTGCTCGTGCTCGTCAGCGGGATCGCCGGCGGGGCGATCTACGGCCTGATGGGGCTCGGCCTGGTGATCGTCTACCGGGCGACGGACGTCGTGAACTTCGCGCTCGCGAGTCTCGCGACGCTCGGCCTGTACGCCGCGATCACCTTCCACGACAACGGCGCCGGGGTGCTCGTCGGCGTGCTCGGCGCGGTCGTCGTGACCGTGGTGGCGGGGCTGCTCGTCCGCGAGGTCGTGATCCGGCCGCTCGGCCAGGGCCGGCTGTTCGCCGCCCTCGTGGTGACCATGGGCGTCGCGCTCATCGCCGAAAGCGTGGTCAGCTCGATCTGGGGCACGCAGCCCAAGTCGTTCCCCAGCATCGTCGACGGCACCGTCCGCCTGGGCGGCGCCTCCATTCCGGCGCAGAGCCTGCTGACCATCGCGGTGGCCGGCGTGGCGATGGGCCTGGTCGCGTTCCTGTTCGGCCGGACCACCACCGGCTCGGCGATGCGCGCGGTCGCGGAGTCCGCCGACGCCGCCCAGATCGTCGGGATCAGCGCGCAGCGGATCGCGCGGCTGGCCTGGGCGCTGGGCCTCGGGCTCGGCGCGCTCGCCGCGTGCCTCTACGCGCCGAAGGTCGGCCTGGCGCCCACCATCCTGTCCGCGCCGCTGTTCCGGGCCTTCGCCGGGATCTTCCTCGGCGGGCTGAACAGCATGTACGGCGCGGTCGTCGGCGGGCTGGCCGTCGGGGTGCTGGAAAACCTCGGCGCGAGCTACGTCTCGGCGAGCTTCCGCGACACCTTCGTCTTCACCTTCACCGTCCTCGTGCTGCTGATCCGGCCCCAGGGCCTGTTCGGCACGCGCACCTTCCAACGGGTTTGA